In the Primulina eburnea isolate SZY01 chromosome 15, ASM2296580v1, whole genome shotgun sequence genome, ggtgaagtcatgtcccaagcaatttttactgatcccataagactcatttccaaaagtttaatgaatccttctttgttgagatcaagtgttcccgCTGCAatcctcatagcagatgtccaatcgtctatgagatcttctctgtttttgaagtccaatacatcaaggttaagcataaccccgtaaggatgtataggatctaaaacagttttcccatagggtgtttggtgcaaaggaatttgagttctccttgcccttgttcccgctgggtgtgatcctccacctgTATGGAAATCAgtttgagattctctcatatttacattatgagatcccatactttcccttggtggttcctgagaagatgaccaggttattgcaggtagtgtttcacctactgctgtattcatctttagatctaccactttgagatttgcgaaagattccgcaagttcttgtagatcctccaaaccaatcctttctaaagttgtcatcagatcaatttcttttctgagacagacttgattagattgatcatcttttcttcttcagttaagGGTTTTaacaccactctggccttcccttgttgatgtaacaaaggttcggtaCCAAAGGACGGTGGTAGCCaacctcctgaagttcttctactagaacttggttgttgttctagtttctgtaTTCTTGTTCTAATTGAATTATTTCCAGGGAAATAAGTTCGATTTCGAACTGGATGGTAGTTCCCGGCATATTTAACAGATCATTGAAGATCTGGTCTTTTCTGCCTGTAAGAGTCTACCTTTTGTGTATGCCAGGTTTTGCAAACACTGCTGTCTTTCATCAGGAGATAAATTCCCTGATTCAATGAGTtgttgcagatgttttatagAACATCTGAATAGATCTATTCGGAAACTAATGTTTCTGGAATAGAGATTGAAATGATTTCGGGGATACCTAAATCCTTTCATTTCTTGATACATGACATATACTGTCATATGTCTGATGTTTCCATCAGATCTGTACCATAACTTGATGGTCACCATTGGAACATACCTTTGTTCtcctgtttctgatatctaacaatagttagatgaACTTGTGTATATTCCAAAGTATTGGAATAattcttgtaaattatttttctcgaactaaggttcggattcataattttttcgaaattctccttctcatacatttagttactggtaataataaaattttcgtgtttgaaataaattaaccatgctctgataccatttatgaagcgcggaggatcaattaaaagaaaatagagAATAAGGGTAGTTTTGTCAATTTTATAGGTTTAGGGAGTTAAAAGAAAGTTTTTGATGGCTAGGGAGTTAGGGACAAGTTAAGTTTGGGTTTGGGGATTTATGAGCAATTTCCCCTTAATATTGCagatattatttataattttaaaattcatattcaagctttttgatatatatatatatataatatatataataaaaaataatcaattATTGAAGCTCCACCACTCTCCTGATCTCATTATTGTTTTCGGAAcaataaaagagaagaaaaggTTCCATTGGTGTAAACTACTCCAAGAACCCTAATCTTCTCCTCCATGGTAACTAAATTCAATCTTCACTACAGGTTTGTAATTCTTCTTCTTAATCACTCTATTGTTGAATATCTCTTTACGAACGAAGTTAGATGCAGATCTGAATCTATATTTGTAAACATCGCCTTAAAACCTACTGTGTTGGATCTAGGCGGAAGCTAGATCCTGGTACCCGGATCTCTACACATATGACAATTTCCAGCTTTTTTTTGTGGGTTTTCAGTATTTGGTCCATTTGGCTTTTCCAGATCGgggttttgattttttttttttgggttagaGCGTATCTTTAAAATTTCACTTTGATACAGCTTCAGCTGCTGGGCTGACTGTTCTTTGGCTATGATCTGCTCAGTTTGAAAGCTAGGATTTGATTTCCAATGTGTTCACAAATGGGTTTTTGATTTTCAGTCTTGGGTTTGAGTTTAACTTGTAAAGTcattccttttttttttggttgaatTCGTGATATCTGTGAACTGGACAGATTTAAATTTCTCAAGTTCTGGGATTAATTTCATTAAGTGAAATTATGGACAAGTGTCTGATGATCATCGAGTTTGGTGAAATGTGAATAGGAATTTAGGATTCAGAATTTTTCAAGTCATGATCGGTACAATTTGATCAATATTTTACCCAGTCAATTGTGGCTGCTTCAACTGTAATGAGCtcttttttattcttttccCATATAAGTGATTATACAATGATGACACATCTATACAGTAAGAATTGATGACACATTTATACAAATTGGAGTCGTTTCCTTTGTGCCTATTTACGAGAAATCGTAGACAAAGTGGTGCATGAACTTTTACTTCTTGTATGTTTGAATTGATTTAACTCTTGATCAGTTATCCACCATTTTATGTTGACTAGTTGATCTTTTTCTATGCTGAGTTAATTTCGGGGCTTGCTTTGATGTCATGTGATGTTTGCAGATTGAATTCGAGACTGCTACTGCCGTAGTTGTTTAGTTGGTGAAGACTGCATCTTTACTGCCAGCGAAGTAACATTTAagaagaaatggatgaaatgtCAGAGTTACCGAAGAAAAATTCGATTCAAATTAGAGAGGTATGGAATGACAATCTTGAATCAGAGTTTGCTCTGATTCAAGATATTGTCGATGATTACCCATATGTTGCTATGGATACAGAGTTTCCTGGTGTTGTTCTTCGCCCTGTGGGAAACTTTAAGCATATCAATGAGTATAATTATCAGACCTTGAAGGATAATGTTGACATGTTGAAGCTAATCCAGTTGGGTCTCACATTTTCGGATAAAGATGGGAATTTACCTACTTGTGGGACGGGAACCAGCTGCATTTGGCAATTTAATTTCCGTGAATTTAATGTGAGCGAGGATGTATTTGCAAATGATTCGATTGAAGTGTTGAGGCAATCTGGgattgattttaagaaaaataacGAAATGGGTGCTGATGTGAACCGTTTTTCCGAGCTTTTGATgtcttctggaattgttttgaaTGATAACGTCCATTGGGTGACGTTCCATAGCGGCTATGACTTTGGATACTTGCTTAAGCTATTGACTTGTCGAAGTTTACCCGAAACTCAAGCTGGATTCTTCGAGTTACTCAAGATGTACTTCCCAGTGGTGTACGACATCAAACATTTGATGAAATTCTGTAACAGCCTTCACGGTGGATTGAATAAGTTAGCCGAACTCCTAGAAGTAGAGAGGTTTGGAATTTGTCATCAGGCGGGTTCTGATAGTCTACTCACCTCACACGCTTTCATGAAGTTGAAAGACAACTTCTTCAGTGGCTCTACCGAGAGGTATGCCGGTGTTCTGTACGGTCTTGGTACCGAGGAGGGGTCCGAAAAATAATGAAGGAAATGCTCCCGTATCACTTGTAGACTTGTAGTTTGTAAAGCATGGAAATCCCATGTTAAGTTACACATTTGCAGAAAGCTGTTGGCCCCCTAGTTTCCTGGGTTGCGTATGTTTTTCTTTTCAAGTGTTTTGTTTGTAAATCAAGAATCCCAGTTGTAAAAGGTGACTGACTAATTAAGTGTTGCTATAATAAAATTTTACCATTGCATCTCAATTTCATTTGATAATCTCCCGCAAGTTTTCTGTTTCTGTGATTGTTTCATGTGAGGCGCGAGGTCGAAGAAGACGGAGTGATCGTCAGTACCATGAGGTTACACAgataatgagcggctcctgacagGTTCTAGGCGAAGAGAACATGAATAAACCAATATCACAtcagaaggagagggattccaaaACTGTTTTGGTATGAGACTGTGCAGTTGATCaaggtttaaaaaatttgatatgtactacttatatcaagaagatgcatcttcttttcgataactcatcacataagaattcTAAAGTTAAGTGTGTTTAACTTAGGATAATTCTGAGATGGCTGATCTCTTGAAAAGCTCtaaggtgcgtgtgagtgaagACATAGCACGCTGGAAAGATTCGTCTTGATACAATGGGGACAACCATCAAATTTGGTGTGTTACACTTCAGCTTGTTTTTCGACCTATTTAATTTCTTGTAATCGAAATGACAGAACATAAATTCTCTGGCTTAGGTAAAAACGTTTACTGATGACTCAAGGTTGTTCTCGTTTTTGACATGGATGGAGAACAAGAATCAACCTACAAATGTTTGAAAGGTGTTGGAGGTTTCTTATATGGCAATAGGTCGGATCTTCTGGGACTCGATATCCAATCCTTGAGATTATGGACATATACTCGTATCAACTCTTTCAAACTTGCTAGTATCTCATCTGTGTCATGtacatataattaaaattaaaaactaCGAGCGTTTGAATAATcacttaaaattattgatataatgagtataattaattaatataaatttttttatatcatttGAGATCATATTTAAATAAGGATAACAATGCTGccgttaaattaaaatttttaccaTTACATTCAATATATATTGATTGAAACTGTAACAAATAAAAGATTAAAAAACATACTAAAAAATCGTATAATATTTGTTTAtcgatattttaaaaaataaatatttttcaaaaaataaattaaaaaaagcatttatttgataaaaaatttgattacaagtttgaattatttttttaatattttaaaaatatttatattaaagtttaaattaaatactaataataataataataataataataataataatatttatatattgacAGTTGTTGTGTtgcaaaaataataacaatcttgattttgatgataacaaagcTTGTTGTTTTGTTCTAATAtctcttactatttattaaggcttagtaggttagagtaactttcttggtctgttttttaaaatacctaAAATACCCTTCACTCCCACTCTTTACattactaattatatatattaataaagtgttaaaaaataaaagcaagTCATATGTAGTTTAGTGGATAAAGCTTATGTTTCTTAATCATGAGGTTGTAGGTTCAATTTTTGCTTGGgtcttttttattcttttttaatttattttttagttcatatatcaaaattataatgtagccactcattatttcttataaatatgttttgatccttatttaaatataaatcaaataaattataaaaacatatcATAAAGCACGCAACGCGTGCGTTGTTGTACTAGTATTTACTTAAGTGTGAAGTTGTTACATCAAGTTGGAACATGGAACTCAAAACTTCTATCCGTTCATCAGAGCTTATTAGCTTAATGAGAGCCTTTCCCTTGTGTGTGAGTATGTGTTTGAGAGTATATACATTGTAATATATTAAATTCCTCaaacacacaatcactcacacaaaAGAGAGATGAGCTTCAAGAACAGTTGAGTGATAATTTTCacacaaatatattaaatattacatATGTAGTCTTGGTATAAGGTTGTTAAATGTTATGTGGATTGTGAGGTTACGGTTTACAATCGAGAGTGGCTAGGAGTAGGCATGCTTAACGGACCGGAACCGACCCGGACCGGTTCGTTAAGCCTGAAACCAAATCCGGTAAGGATGAACCCGAAACCGTGTATAATTCGTTGTTTGGTGGGTTGAACCGGTTCAACATGTTCTGAACCGGTTCCATATCCGACCCAAAACCAAAACCGGATCCCGAAATATAAAAAAAGGCCTTTGGGTGCTGCATATTTCAGTAGCCGTTGAAatcttaatttttaaaatttgcaatttggccccTTATtgcaaatataattttttttgcccCCAAAAATCACCTAtaaataaaagtaattttttatatttcacgcatcaattttctctcaactttgcATTTCTCTACaatcaatatatttttttgCTTTAGTTTCTCCATATATATTCAATAATTGTGTTATAATTTTATCTATAATCAATAttctttttattgttatttatttattatttcgaGATTTACTTATATAAATAATTCGAATTTCAATGGCATCATCTTCAAACCGTGGTGTGGTGAAGACCAATAAAGCTTCCGATTTTGGTGAACATTTTGGCTACATCCCCGACTTTGATGAAGTCGAACATGGCCACGAGGATGAAGAAGCCATGGAACTCCCCAATAAAGATATATAGACGCCATCGTCTACCCGAGCAAGCAACACAATTTCAACGAGCATGACGACAGCCCGTGCAAAGCGAATCAAAGTTTGGGATCATTTCGATATTGAACAACAAGGTACGAATATTTCTTTTGCCGtatgaaaatttgcaaaatgAGAATTCTTACAAAACGGGTGATGGTTCCGGTGGTACCGTcactttgaaaaaaaattaagttcagGTACATAAACTTG is a window encoding:
- the LOC140814309 gene encoding probable CCR4-associated factor 1 homolog 7, whose amino-acid sequence is MDEMSELPKKNSIQIREVWNDNLESEFALIQDIVDDYPYVAMDTEFPGVVLRPVGNFKHINEYNYQTLKDNVDMLKLIQLGLTFSDKDGNLPTCGTGTSCIWQFNFREFNVSEDVFANDSIEVLRQSGIDFKKNNEMGADVNRFSELLMSSGIVLNDNVHWVTFHSGYDFGYLLKLLTCRSLPETQAGFFELLKMYFPVVYDIKHLMKFCNSLHGGLNKLAELLEVERFGICHQAGSDSLLTSHAFMKLKDNFFSGSTERYAGVLYGLGTEEGSEK